CGATTTTGGCGGTACCCTCTTCCCCCGGCTTTTGCAAGCCTAGATGCTCTCctaatttctttaatttcgtTTCAGCTCTGAAAAATAAGCGAGAGGAATAACTACTTAAAAATGCGCTTTTATCAACCACTTAATGGACTTACTTGATAGTAGACTTCCGCTTGGCACGGCCCGCATTGCTGTATACCGGTTCACTAGCTTCTCCTTCCGATGGCTCCGTCTCTTCATCAACGCCGGACTTCAATCGCTTTGGACAGGTCCGAATATGACTCGGTAGTGAGAGTTTGGTATAAGAGCGTTGGCAGTAATCGCACGTCAGGCGCTGCTTATTGCCACAACCTTCCAGGTGGAGCATCATGCCAAGGTAAGACCCCAGTTGGTGATCGCATAGCCGACATTTAAGCTTTTGGCTGCTATTCTGGAGATAGTTCTTCATCATATTCATCACCGAAGTACGCGTGATTTTCTGCAAGTGGATTACGGTTAAAGCTATTTTTATAGATTATGGTAGGTTAACGCACCCTTGGTGATTCTCCCACAAGCCAACCCACTCCATAATGCTCTCCAAGATGGCGAAGCCAATTGATCTTATCGCTGCGAGCCAAACACAAGCCACATTGCAGAGGACCCTCGCCTTTGCCATCGTCTGTTAAGATTTCTTCAGTGTCCAACTGTTCTCGCCTTTTTATGAGCAGGAGCCGTAGATTAAAGTCCACTATGCTTACGGTTTCCACACCCTCTTCAGTCTTCTGTTTCTTGGCTGACTCCGAATCCAAATTATCAGGAGCAGCGCGCTTCCTTCCTCTTTTTGACGGAACTTTTGGCTCTTCACTTATTGGTAAAATCATTTCGCTAACATTCGAGGGCATGGATTTTCGTGACTTTGGAGTTGATGCTTGCACTGGTGTGGTAGCTGCATTACGTCTTCTGCCTTCTTTAGGAGCGGACTCgagattttcattttcttcGGAAGTACTAACTGATGAGATGGGAATGTCTGGTGGTACTAAACTGTAACGAGATGGAGCCTTCCGTTTAACCCGCGCCACCAAAGAATCTGCTTCCACTGGGCGAGGTTCTTCTGGTGGAATAGACACTGCGGGCTGAGCTTCTTGAGCAGTTGAGTTTGGTTTCGAAGCACATCGAGATTGTCTTTTTCCCCTTAGTTTCTTAGATGTTGTCGGCTGTATAGTTTCATCTGCGGCTTGAACTGTTGTACTATTAATCTCTGTAAGTGATTCTTCTGGACTTATGTCAGGTTTTGAAGGTGGTTCAACTTGTGTAACTGGTGGAGCTCTTACTTCCGGTGTTTTTCGTCGAGAATGTCgtttcttatttgtttttaaaacatttgtcGCTTGGTTTGGTTCTTCGTCGTCCAGTTTCGCCTGCAAATCTGTTTTCAAAGTGATTTCCTCAGTTGCCAAATCCTCTTCGGTATGGATAACATGCGGAACTAGTTTTGGGGATTTACTTCGGGAGTAACTGCTTTTTTCCGGATTGACAACTTCTTTTGGTTCCTCGGATGCAATAACTGTGGCCATAGCCATCTCTGAATCTTGATTATTAGTACCAGTTACATTATCAAGCTCAGAAACTATGGAATTTACTGAGGATTGTTTAACTCTACTGTAAGGGGATTTCCCTTTTCTCTTTGGTCTTTGGGAACCTTTCGCTTTACTCGCATTCTCTGGACCTTCAACTGATTCATTTTCGGTAACAGCAGGTACACAAACTACAGGAACTTGAGCCTTTGGTGTATTACTCCTAGTATGCCGTGTTATATCCTCTTTCTTCTTAGGACTCGAATTATCAGAAACAAGTTCGGGATTTGCAACTGCCTCAGGTTGAATCACAGGTGCCACCTTAGATTTCGGTGTAGTGCATCGGGATTTTCGATTTCCTTCAGCTTTTATGGATGTATCTGGCTCCTCAAACGAGTTTTTATCTTTCGTCCTTACCATTGAGTTTCTATTTTCTGTTGCTTTGGTAGGAACATATTTCTGAGGAGATTTCATTTCCTCTGCTGCTTTAACTTCTTCTAAATCACCCTTAGAAGAATCTTTATTCTCCGAAATAATGACTTTGATGACTTCCATTTTGGGCGCAAAACACCGAGAATTTCTTTTTCCCCTCGATTTTTTTGGTGTCACAGGCTTTTCTGTGGATTTCTCTTCCTGCTGGTTTTCAGTAGAATCTATATTCCCCTTATTCTCTGATGTCGTTTTAGCCAAAGGATGTTTCTCAGATGCTTCGCCGTCGTCCAATCTCTCATCGGATGATTTAACATGTTCCTCTTTTTTCTGAGCACCTTTTTCAGAAAGTAGTTCCGTAGTTTTCACTTCAGTAACTTCTTTATTACCACATCGAGTCTTTCGCTTTCCTCTAGATTTTGCATGGTCTTTTATTGCTTCTCTTTTTTCTAGATCTTTctttaaatctttattttccacatgttttaaattttcagttggGTGTGCATCGTCAGACAAACTAATTTCATCCACAACACGTGACGGTTCTGTGTTTTCTAACGATACTGGAGTTTTTGAACGACTTCTCGTCATTCGTTTTTTCGTAGCTCTAGTATTTGTTAAACTTTCTTTGCTTGTAGAGGGTTCTTTTGGAGTCTCTATACCAGGAAGTAAACTTTGTTTTAATGACCTTCTCCTACTCCTTCGTAGTTTACTGTCTCCTAACGATAAATCCTTTTCGTTAATCAAAGTTTCTGGTTGTTTTTCGTCCATAACAGTGAGAGGTTTAGGTTCAGAGTGTTCAttggaattatttaaaagtgaCACTTTAAGAGTGAAGCCAGATAAATTGGTGTCTAAATCGGTTTTGGGATAGTCCTCGATTATATCGCCAGATGAATTGGTGCTTAAATCAGTTTTAGGAGGATCTTCGATTCTGGCACAATCTAAAGTAGGTATAACTGATTCGACTGCGGTTTGTGAAGAGTTTTCTTGGGGCTCTTTGGTGGCGTTTACCGCATCATCATTAGCAACCTCAGAAGAGTTTTCATTAACTAGTTCTTCCCATGTAGTGTTTTGCTTCATTGGATATTCCTCATTGGTTTGGTTTCCATCAGTCGAAACGTTGTCCCCAAAATCCAATGGACTTGTAGGAGCACCATAGCTACTATTTGAATCATCAGACAAAGGTTCTACGACGGTATGCTTTTTAAAAGTGTACTGGGTATCAAACTGGGAATTCTTCACTGGTCCCCGTGTCTCCACagactgctgctcctcctcagTCTCATCGTAATCGGGGGTTGCGTCATCGCTTATGTCCGTTTCGTTGATCTTCATTTGTTTAACTCTTTTGCTTCTTAGAGGAGTTTTGGAACGCTTTTCTTCTTTGTCATCAAAGCCCAGAAATATGGAACCATCATCGTCACTTGTACTCGAGGTGGGAATGCGACCTCCCACACTTGCACTAACTGGATGGAGAAATTCAAAATGATTATGGCTTTCTGGTATATTTTTCTGAGAAACTTTTGAGGATCTTTTGCTGAGAACAGGTCTCGTcttaacaagtttttttcGGGGTATCGGTTTTGTTGGTTCTTCAGATTTGGTTGTTGGCGAAAGCTTTTTGACTTGGGGAATCACCTTTTCGGTGGTCAAGTGCCCAAGTAAATGTTGTATTCCTGTGACATTAGGTGAACTACATGCAGTGGAATTTAACTGGTTGGACTCCTTGCGAAATGGCAATCGGGCCTCGCCTTGGGGCAAGGGTGGATCCTGTGAAAGGACTTCTTTTAGAGATACACTTCTTTTTGATGTTGCGGGCTGTGAATCCTCCAGGGCCTCATGGCTACTGCTCTTTGTACTAGCTTTACTTTTGGGCATTTTAGGTGGATGATATAATTGGGTTAGGTCTCGTTCAGTTGATGATTTGGTTATAGTTTCTTGTTCTTCCTGAATattcagttttgggttttcGACTTCCTCTTCTTCGGATTGGATATTTGGATATTCTTCATGTAGACCAGCAACTTCTTCTCTGCACTGAATGATTTCTTCTTCGCGCTGCTTCTCATCTGCTGGCACCTTTGAATTGTTTTTAGCACTAGATAAATTAAGATTTACTTTGTCTGAGCTAAGGCTATCAGAATTGACTATTACCTCGATTGCTGCGACTCCGTATCGGTCCTCCAGCAAGGTCTGATCGACAGCCATCGTCTGCTCATCGTCCGCCTCAAAATCTAGCTTGGTCTTCTTGGCTTCAAAAGGCTTTGGGATGCTCGGTCTTTTTGTGCGTTGcactaaattaattttagctttttTGGATCTTATAGGAGCCCTTTTTACGGGCCTTG
This window of the Drosophila biarmipes strain raj3 chromosome 3L, RU_DBia_V1.1, whole genome shotgun sequence genome carries:
- the LOC108035909 gene encoding uncharacterized protein LOC108035909 isoform X5; translation: MSRRWLSIRPCWRTDTESQQSSAKNNSKVPADEKQREEEIIQCREEVAGLHEEYPNIQSEEEEVENPKLNIQEEQETITKSSTERDLTQLYHPPKMPKSKASTKSSSHEALEDSQPATSKRSVSLKEVLSQDPPLPQGEARLPFRKESNQLNSTACSSPNVTGIQHLLGHLTTEKVIPQVKKLSPTTKSEEPTKPIPRKKLVKTRPVLSKRSSKVSQKNIPESHNHFEFLHPVSASVGGRIPTSSTSDDDGSIFLGFDDKEEKRSKTPLRSKRVKQMKINETDISDDATPDYDETEEEQQSVETRGPVKNSQFDTQYTFKKHTVVEPLSDDSNSSYGAPTSPLDFGDNVSTDGNQTNEEYPMKQNTTWEELVNENSSEVANDDAVNATKEPQENSSQTAVESVIPTLDCARIEDPPKTDLSTNSSGDIIEDYPKTDLDTNLSGFTLKVSLLNNSNEHSEPKPLTVMDEKQPETLINEKDLSLGDSKLRRSRRRSLKQSLLPGIETPKEPSTSKESLTNTRATKKRMTRSRSKTPVSLENTEPSRVVDEISLSDDAHPTENLKHVENKDLKKDLEKREAIKDHAKSRGKRKTRCGNKEVTEVKTTELLSEKGAQKKEEHVKSSDERLDDGEASEKHPLAKTTSENKGNIDSTENQQEEKSTEKPVTPKKSRGKRNSRCFAPKMEVIKVIISENKDSSKGDLEEVKAAEEMKSPQKYVPTKATENRNSMVRTKDKNSFEEPDTSIKAEGNRKSRCTTPKSKVAPVIQPEAVANPELVSDNSSPKKKEDITRHTRSNTPKAQVPVVCVPAVTENESVEGPENASKAKGSQRPKRKGKSPYSRVKQSSVNSIVSELDNVTGTNNQDSEMAMATVIASEEPKEVVNPEKSSYSRSKSPKLVPHVIHTEEDLATEEITLKTDLQAKLDDEEPNQATNVLKTNKKRHSRRKTPEVRAPPVTQVEPPSKPDISPEESLTEINSTTVQAADETIQPTTSKKLRGKRQSRCASKPNSTAQEAQPAVSIPPEEPRPVEADSLVARVKRKAPSRYSLVPPDIPISSVSTSEENENLESAPKEGRRRNAATTPVQASTPKSRKSMPSNVSEMILPISEEPKVPSKRGRKRAAPDNLDSESAKKQKTEEGVETVSIVDFNLRLLLIKRREQLDTEEILTDDGKGEGPLQCGLCLARSDKINWLRHLGEHYGVGWLVGESPRKITRTSVMNMMKNYLQNSSQKLKCRLCDHQLGSYLGMMLHLEGCGNKQRLTCDYCQRSYTKLSLPSHIRTCPKRLKSGVDEETEPSEGEASEPVYSNAGRAKRKSTIKAETKLKKLGEHLGLQKPGEEGTAKIDFDGDASDYDMTKDKESSEEYDSEGVDSNEDSLSSEEEGSLADMSSTTKRKNSKRRGDIDRKRTYKRAVNLGECQQKPLLSRYHHLEARATHKWNEFVRLNYEADLLFTQLLPSFSKVSAQASALLPSKETASMGYAYGKITNEDEWKQLAPFEGFNKEGEYVGYLGHSIKKLAWVPLPSKVTNQYLVCSLRPKLKSFARHTKLKDEDALLMLLKCTVSAGKHGHKSWAIRPELHYGIRVRHGPVNSFCFLPSGGYDETSNRLGLLAVANSLSDVHIYALPLEVEKDLNAEEDVVIQPDPLIILSLDVNNPVQEQCTKICWSQSLGHNFIATGYSSGYIAFWDISEKDNINCFNRNNQTYFVPLHFFYIGERNIQFMDLHYDNNGPRWLAVGTAIRQFKIFDIANWSKPFILTQEAICNLYMANLTWSPIWETLVVSSSHFSRAIAVSVSGIQFEHRTLDGTLTTIRDMHSNCQQNHMVFVTDNGDLVFLDVRDLNCGPALLKSTVNTRAVSTSELHHLGESTPKPKEPISAEDFLRDYGVQINPLVPEPHSRKSAYLNAQRRPQNIHSLALTRSNCVRCNWNSPAHTWVAVGSEHGMLRILNFERDKFF